The window GGTGGCGGTAAGACCCTAGCTAGCCTGCGTTTCGCTCTCCAACATGCCAAGCGGCATAACCTCGACCGAATCATTTATATTATTCCTTTTACCAGTATCATTGAGCAAAATGCTGCTGAGATTCGAAAAATTTTAGAAGAAAAACTGACTGATGGTAGTTATGTAGGCGATTGGGTATTAGAGCAGCATTCTAATTTAGAGCCTGATGTACAGACATGGCAAAGCAAGCTAATAATGGACAACTGGAACGCTCCTATTGTATTTACTACCATGGTGCAGTTTTTGGAAAGCTGCTTCGGTGGAGGCACTAAAGGTGTCAGACGGCTACATCAACTGAGTCGAGCCGTACTCATCTTTGATGAAATTCAAACCCTACCTATTAACTGCTATTACCTTTTTTGCAATACCATTAATTTCTTAACTGGCTACGCTAATAGCACCGCCGTGCTTTGTACAGCTACACAGCCTGTGTTAGATAACCTACCTAATAAAAAAAATGGGACGTTAAACACTCCTACGGAAATCATCGGTGAGCGGCAAGATTTGAGCCTATTATTTGATACATTAAAGCGAGTAGATATTCACGACCATACTCAACCTGATAAAGATTTGGATAGTCTAACCAGCTATATAATAGATAACTTTACAACGTTTGAGAGCACACTCGTTATTGTTAATACCAAAGTATGGGCAAGCCAGCTGTATCAAACTTTGTCAGAACAGTTTAAAAATACAGCAACAGAATTATCAGCACTATTTCATCTAAGTACGGGGCAATGTGCTAGGCATCGAAAAGATTTATTGTCTGAGATTAGAAGCCGATTAAAGCAAGGACTACCTACCCTAGTCATCTCAACGCAATTAATTGAGGCCGGTGTAGATGTCTCATTTAAGTCAGTTATTCGGTTTTTGGCAGGGCTTGATAGTATTGCACAAGCAGCAGGGCGCTGTAACCGTCATGGTGAGATGGTTGATGATACGGGCGAACCAGTTAAAGGACAGGTATTTATCGTAAGACCTGATAAGGAAAATCTAAGCAAACTGCCTACCATCGAGCTGGGTAGAAATAAAATGGTCGATATCCTTTACAGTTTAAGCTTACCTGAGAATCAGGACAAGCATCTGCTCGACCCCGATATTATGACCAGCTATTTTGAATACTTTTATACCGAGTCTACTATTGAGCAGCAGATGGCATATCCCGTGAAAGGTTTGGATTCAAAACAGAGCGGCGGTGATACGATTTACGGTTGGCTTAGTAGCAATCCTACTAATGAATATGTTGCTAATGATAATTCTACAAGATTAAAAAATAAGCAGTTTCCGAAACTATGGCAGTCATTTATGGATGCAGGACGAGCGTTTAAGGCTATTGATGCGCCTACTCAGGCCATTGTCGTGCCGTATGGTGAAGCAGGTCGTGAGTTAATTAATGATTTACACGGTACAGAGGTGAGCGATAAAGACTTTTATAAGCTAGTCCGCGAAGCGCAGCAATATAGCGTGAATGTATTTCCTTATATGCTACAACAATTACAGGATGTTAAGGCAATTGCTATGGTCAGAGACACAGGTATTTTGACGTTAGATGAACAGTTTTATGATGACAAGATGGGACTGGATATTTCGGGAAGTGGGGAATTAGATTTTTTAGGTGGGTTTTAAGCCAAAGTAACTATTTTTAAGAAATAGCTTTAATAAAATAAAATGGCAATGACTGTGGTTAGATAGCCATTGCCGAGTCAATATACTCATCTTTTCCTTTACATTTCAATCCACAGCAGACTTGTTTATAAAAATAGCTTGCTGAAGTCAATTATTATACGCTATGATTAACTTAAAATATATTTAACCATATTTTCATCTTTTCCTTTACGAAAAAATTTATTAAATATATAAATAAAACTCTTAGATGGATAGACGTTAGACTAAAAAGGGACAACTTATGACAGAAAATATAAAACCAAAAAATTCTATCGAATTTCTACTCACAGGTCGTAACGCTTTATTTACTGACCCCATCACGCGTATCGGTGGTGAGAAGACTAGCTACCATCTGCCAACTTATGAGGCACTAAAAGGAATATGTAAAAGCATTTATTGGAAACCTACTATTATTTGGTACATTGATAAAGTTCGTGTAATCAATCCCATTCGTACGCAGACTAAGGGAATGAAGCCAATTAAATTCCATAAAGATGGAAATGACTTAGCCTATTATACCTATCTTCATGATGTTGCTTATCAAGTCCAAGCACATTTTGAGTGGAATATGCACCGTCCTGAACTAAAAGCTGACCGCATTGATGGTAAGCACTACAGCATCGCTCAGCGTATGGTTGATAAGGGTGGACGGCAAGATATATTCTTAGGTGCTAGAGAGTGCCAAGGTTATATCGAACCTTGCGAATACGGTAGCGGACAAGGTTTTTATGATGAAATTGATCAGCTTAGCTATGGCCTCATGTTTCATAGCTTTGCTTATCCTGATGAAACGGGTATAGATGAGCTGCACAGTCGCTTTTGGCAGGCAGTCATGCGTTATGGCGTTTTGGAATTTCCCAAACCCACAGATGATCTTGCAGCCGATGCTAATAACGGTATGCCAAATCGTTTTGTACGGGAGATGACGGCTAAAGTATTTGAGCTTGATGACAATATACAGCCGGTCACTCAAACGGAGGATATGCTATGAGTTGGTTACAACGACTATATCAAACCTATGAGCAGGCCAGCCAAAATGAGGAAGTCCAGTCTCAAGAAACTCAGTTGATGCCTTATTATCATGTTAATCAGAACGTTCAAATTATCGTTACTATTAATGATAAAGGTGACTTCGTCAAAGCCGAGATATGTAGAGACAATGGTGAGCGCGGAACAGGCAAAGTAAAATCAAGCTATCTAGCTATTCCTGCAACTAATGATTCCGCAACTCGTGCAGGCCAAATACCACCTCCACATCCATTATCAGATAAGGTTCAGTATTTAGCTAAAGACTATTTTGAACATTATGCAGTCGACCCTAAACGCAACTTCTATGAACCTTACATTGAAATACTAAGTTTTTGGTGTAATTCAGAGTATGCCCATCCAAAAGCACAGGCAGTGCTCAGATACGTACAGAAAGGCACAGTAGTAAAAGACTTATTAAAAGCCAATGTCCTTATTGCTGACCCTATTGATAATGACAAACTGGCTTATCCCACGCAGGCAGGAGACTATCCGGACAGTATTTTATCTTCATTAAATAAACATCCAGATAAAGGGACCTTTGATCAAGGAGCTGCATT of the Psychrobacter sp. LV10R520-6 genome contains:
- the cas3 gene encoding CRISPR-associated helicase Cas3'; the encoded protein is MKSVDQQNEPLNTANQNFIAHVRASDGSEQLLYDHLTGTAQISKALATKIGLPLAGELIGLVHDLGKYSQAFQEYIRACVAHDKAKAGNRTVDDDCEALELQGKPARGSVDHSTAGAIYLYKRFKELSSSQVDNQSKKKTKVEQGQLLADILFICIASHHSGLVNVVDKSGKAYLSQRKQKPEDASHYVEAGKNALANDLFNHLDKNIISATLKEFIRAYQPIKNNSSLENKQKDFYIGFYTRLLFSCLIDADRSNSIAFEHPNQACLLTYHQPNWQTAIDKLEAVYKAFSDKSQSNPSNPINEQRDRIAQTCFDTGQKNQGIYSLTVPTGGGKTLASLRFALQHAKRHNLDRIIYIIPFTSIIEQNAAEIRKILEEKLTDGSYVGDWVLEQHSNLEPDVQTWQSKLIMDNWNAPIVFTTMVQFLESCFGGGTKGVRRLHQLSRAVLIFDEIQTLPINCYYLFCNTINFLTGYANSTAVLCTATQPVLDNLPNKKNGTLNTPTEIIGERQDLSLLFDTLKRVDIHDHTQPDKDLDSLTSYIIDNFTTFESTLVIVNTKVWASQLYQTLSEQFKNTATELSALFHLSTGQCARHRKDLLSEIRSRLKQGLPTLVISTQLIEAGVDVSFKSVIRFLAGLDSIAQAAGRCNRHGEMVDDTGEPVKGQVFIVRPDKENLSKLPTIELGRNKMVDILYSLSLPENQDKHLLDPDIMTSYFEYFYTESTIEQQMAYPVKGLDSKQSGGDTIYGWLSSNPTNEYVANDNSTRLKNKQFPKLWQSFMDAGRAFKAIDAPTQAIVVPYGEAGRELINDLHGTEVSDKDFYKLVREAQQYSVNVFPYMLQQLQDVKAIAMVRDTGILTLDEQFYDDKMGLDISGSGELDFLGGF
- the cas5c gene encoding type I-C CRISPR-associated protein Cas5c — encoded protein: MTENIKPKNSIEFLLTGRNALFTDPITRIGGEKTSYHLPTYEALKGICKSIYWKPTIIWYIDKVRVINPIRTQTKGMKPIKFHKDGNDLAYYTYLHDVAYQVQAHFEWNMHRPELKADRIDGKHYSIAQRMVDKGGRQDIFLGARECQGYIEPCEYGSGQGFYDEIDQLSYGLMFHSFAYPDETGIDELHSRFWQAVMRYGVLEFPKPTDDLAADANNGMPNRFVREMTAKVFELDDNIQPVTQTEDML